The following nucleotide sequence is from Apium graveolens cultivar Ventura chromosome 4, ASM990537v1, whole genome shotgun sequence.
AATCCCATTTTTTATAAGTGTTGTAGTAAATGATGTTTTCCGAGCTTCCATTATCCACGAAGGCTTTGTAGACGTTCTTAGTCCCGATTTGGAGAGAAATGACCATAGCATCATTGTGAGGGTGATGTACCCATCTGGCGTCCGCTTCTCTAAAGGTGATATCCATTGACTCTCCTTTAAATATTTTCGGTGGTCGAGTCTCCACCCTGTGGATGTCAGTCAATGGCTTATACCGGGCTTCCCTTACATACCTTGCCAAGGCTCGATAACCGCATTCCATTTCGGGATCTTCTCTAAATATTGCTCGGATTCTACCATCCCTAACAAACTTGTTTTCCTCAAAATTCTCACTGTTGGATCCACGAGGAGTGTGACCACCTTCCTCTTTTATTTTGTCAGAACCATTCTTGTGCCTCCTTACTTCTTTAACCACCCATTCACCAAGATAACCTTCTTTGATCAAAGCTTTAATCTCGTCTTTTAACTGACGACACTCATGAGTGTTATGCCTAGAGGACTCATGGAATTCACAATATTTCTTTTTATCCTTACTTTTCCAAGATGATAATGCCTCTGGCTTTCTGAAAAGTCCCTTATTTTTATCTACCTCAAAAATGTGCTCAATTGAGGCTGCCAGTGGAGTATATCCACTGGTTCTGCTATCATAACTAGAGGGAAGACTCCACTCCCTTCGTACCGTCGTGCCATTTACCCGATTTGGGCTTCAACTATTTCTGTGATATCTAGGACTTGGGGATCTTTCCCTCTTCCTTGCCTTACACTTCTGACTTGCTTGAGAGGTAGGGCGAACTTTTGTCAAAGATTGTTCCACATCTCTAAAAGACTCTTCTTGGGCCAAGACATCTACCATAGTAGCCAGATCTTTTCCTTGCAAATGCTTCCAGAAATCCGAACCAACTTTTAATCCAGCTATTAGGAAACTTTTCAGAGCTTCGTCTGAAGCCCCTCTCACATTAGTAGATTCGGTGTTGAAACTTTTAAAGTAGGATGTCAAGCTCTCATCCTCCCGTTGTCTGACATAGGCCAAGGTTGTAACTGACGGAGCATATCTCATAGCCTCCTGGAATTTTGTCAAAAACAAAGTTTTTATTTGATCCCAG
It contains:
- the LOC141719650 gene encoding uncharacterized protein LOC141719650; the encoded protein is MVREAQLPARYHNTTSDLRFHGNSDLVKFLGHFNIEMDVYQEAMRYAPSVTTLAYVRQREDESLTSYFKSFNTESTNVRGASDEALKSFLIAGLKVGSDFWKHLQGKDLATMVDVLAQEESFRDVEQSLTKVRPTSQATSIEHIFEVDKNKGLFRKPEALSSWKSKDKKKYCEFHESSRHNTHECRQLKDEIKALIKEGYLGEWVVKEVRRHKNGSDKIKEEGGHTPRGSNSENFEENKFVRDGRIRAIFREDPEMECGYRALARYVREARYKPLTDIHRVETRPPKIFKGESMDITFREADARWVHHPHNDAMVISLQIGTKNVYKAFVDNGSSENIIYYNTYKKWDCLIET